A single genomic interval of Cucumis sativus cultivar 9930 chromosome 5, Cucumber_9930_V3, whole genome shotgun sequence harbors:
- the LOC101207488 gene encoding probable transcription factor KAN2 isoform X1, which produces MPNIQRVINIESSSSSTPFLDLSLQISPPTIINHHSTFSTNTIETSYGSINQLFTPHYTNKSLHQINNGVSLDHHHAYPINAFPIHPNPSIFYSKQRPTSPALFGASSSSSISYSETSTFTLPPSYLHYHLNSDRLSAMARGRSMRAPRMRWTSSLHAQFVHAVELLGGHERATPKSVLELMDVKDLTLAHVKSHLQMFRAHKTTEKPAASPGRSKGSSGSLEDDMFSTQGDNVGCSSSITPLCSMNSIE; this is translated from the exons atgcCTAATATTCAAAGggttataaatattgaatcttcttcttcttccacccCATTTCTTGATCTTTCTCTTCAAATAAGTCCACCCACTATCATTAATCATCATTCTACCTTCTCTACTAATACTATTGAAACCTCTTATGGATCAATTAACCAATTGTTTACTCCTCATTACACTAATAAATCACTCCATCAAATTAATAATGGGGTTTCCCTTGATCACCATCATGCTTACCCTATTAATGCATTCCCAATTCATCCCAACCCTTCAATTTTCTACTCTAAACAAAGGCCTACTTCTCCTGCTCTCTTTGGGgcctcttcatcttcttcaatctcATACTCCGAAACCTCTACTTTCACTTTGCCGCCGTCCTATCTCCACTACCATTTGAACTCTGATCGATTGTCAGCTATGGCGAGAGGACGATCCATGAGGGCACCGAGAATGCGGTGGACGAGCAGCCTCCATGCTCAGTTTGTTCATGCTGTTGAGCTTCTTGGCGGCCatgaaa GAGCTACGCCTAAATCAGTTCTAGAGCTCATGGATGTGAAGGATCTAACATTGGCTCACGTCAAAAGCCATTTacag ATGTTTCGGGCACATAAGACGACCGAAAAGCCTGCAGCTTCTCCAG GTCGCTCAAAAGGCAGCTCGGGCTCATTGGAGGATGATATGTTTTCTACTCAAGGGGATAATGTAGGCTGTTCTTCCTCCATTACACCTCTTTGCTCTATGAACTCCATTGagtaa
- the LOC101207488 gene encoding probable transcription factor KAN2 isoform X2: MPNIQRVINIESSSSSTPFLDLSLQISPPTIINHHSTFSTNTIETSYGSINQLFTPHYTNKSLHQINNGVSLDHHHAYPINAFPIHPNPSIFYSKQRPTSPALFGASSSSSISYSETSTFTLPPSYLHYHLNSDRLSAMARGRSMRAPRMRWTSSLHAQFVHAVELLGGHERATPKSVLELMDVKDLTLAHVKSHLQMFRAHKTTEKPAASPVEHAATTFFKVRKNNIFCFRLLKCAPLKRKGQLR, translated from the exons atgcCTAATATTCAAAGggttataaatattgaatcttcttcttcttccacccCATTTCTTGATCTTTCTCTTCAAATAAGTCCACCCACTATCATTAATCATCATTCTACCTTCTCTACTAATACTATTGAAACCTCTTATGGATCAATTAACCAATTGTTTACTCCTCATTACACTAATAAATCACTCCATCAAATTAATAATGGGGTTTCCCTTGATCACCATCATGCTTACCCTATTAATGCATTCCCAATTCATCCCAACCCTTCAATTTTCTACTCTAAACAAAGGCCTACTTCTCCTGCTCTCTTTGGGgcctcttcatcttcttcaatctcATACTCCGAAACCTCTACTTTCACTTTGCCGCCGTCCTATCTCCACTACCATTTGAACTCTGATCGATTGTCAGCTATGGCGAGAGGACGATCCATGAGGGCACCGAGAATGCGGTGGACGAGCAGCCTCCATGCTCAGTTTGTTCATGCTGTTGAGCTTCTTGGCGGCCatgaaa GAGCTACGCCTAAATCAGTTCTAGAGCTCATGGATGTGAAGGATCTAACATTGGCTCACGTCAAAAGCCATTTacag ATGTTTCGGGCACATAAGACGACCGAAAAGCCTGCAGCTTCTCCAG TAGAACATGCGGCGACAACTTTCTTCAAGGTGAGGAAGAACAACATCTTTTGCTTTCGTCTCTTAAAGTGTGCTCCTTTAAAGCGGAAAGGGCAGTTGAGGTAA
- the LOC101207488 gene encoding probable transcription factor KAN2 isoform X3, protein MPNIQRVINIESSSSSTPFLDLSLQISPPTIINHHSTFSTNTIETSYGSINQLFTPHYTNKSLHQINNGVSLDHHHAYPINAFPIHPNPSIFYSKQRPTSPALFGASSSSSISYSETSTFTLPPSYLHYHLNSDRLSAMARGRSMRAPRMRWTSSLHAQFVHAVELLGGHERATPKSVLELMDVKDLTLAHVKSHLQMFRAHKTTEKPAASPVLAYHVLLGSRFLVSYFSYNVFHTSFVVDMVL, encoded by the exons atgcCTAATATTCAAAGggttataaatattgaatcttcttcttcttccacccCATTTCTTGATCTTTCTCTTCAAATAAGTCCACCCACTATCATTAATCATCATTCTACCTTCTCTACTAATACTATTGAAACCTCTTATGGATCAATTAACCAATTGTTTACTCCTCATTACACTAATAAATCACTCCATCAAATTAATAATGGGGTTTCCCTTGATCACCATCATGCTTACCCTATTAATGCATTCCCAATTCATCCCAACCCTTCAATTTTCTACTCTAAACAAAGGCCTACTTCTCCTGCTCTCTTTGGGgcctcttcatcttcttcaatctcATACTCCGAAACCTCTACTTTCACTTTGCCGCCGTCCTATCTCCACTACCATTTGAACTCTGATCGATTGTCAGCTATGGCGAGAGGACGATCCATGAGGGCACCGAGAATGCGGTGGACGAGCAGCCTCCATGCTCAGTTTGTTCATGCTGTTGAGCTTCTTGGCGGCCatgaaa GAGCTACGCCTAAATCAGTTCTAGAGCTCATGGATGTGAAGGATCTAACATTGGCTCACGTCAAAAGCCATTTacag ATGTTTCGGGCACATAAGACGACCGAAAAGCCTGCAGCTTCTCCAG TATTGGCTTACCACGTACTTCTTGGATCCCGCTTCCTCGTGTCATACTTTTCCTATAACGTGTTCCATACTTCTTTTGTGGTCGACATGGTACTGTAA
- the LOC101211586 gene encoding receptor protein kinase TMK1 — translation MEKKKTHFVNKHFLILAIFSIFHSVEPQELSPDAPAMTALKKSLNPTESLGWSDPNPCKWNHVLCSDDNRVTRIQIGRQNLQGMLPLNLQNLTALERLELQWNKISGPLPSLSGLTSLQVLLLSGNQFTSIPSDFFAGMTSLQAVEIDENPFSAWEIPASLRNASTLQNFSANSANVTGRIPEFLGGEDIPGLTNLHLAFNNLEGGLPSSFSGSQLESLWVNGQNSADKLSGSIDVLQNMTSLIEVWLHSNSFSGPLPDFSRLKDLQALSLRDNKFTGPVPSSLVNSPSLKVVNLTNNLLQGPIPLFKTGVVVDMTNDSNSFCLQDPGECDSRVNTLLSIVKFMGYPQRFAENWKGNDPCAEWIGISCRNQSITIVNFQKMGLSGMISPEFASLKGLERLVLADNHLTGSIPEELTTLPFLTELDVSNNQLSGKIPKFRSNVMMTITGNPDIGKEKTDSSSNGASPSASSNDTKEAGSNGGGNSGDGEKKPSSMVGVIVLSVVGGVFVLFLIGLVVLCVYKMKQKRFSQVQSPNAMVIHPRHSGSDNESVKITVAGSSVRVGAISETQNGASSETGDIQMVEAGNMVISIQVLKNVTNNFSEENILGQGGFGTVYKGELHDGTKIAVKRMESGVIKGKGLTEFKSEIAVLTKVRHRHLVALLGYCLDGNEKLLVYEYMPQGTLSRHLFNWPEEGLKPLEWTKRLTIALDVARGVEYLHGLAHQSFIHRDLKPSNILLGDDMRAKVADFGLVRLAPEGKGSIETRIAGTFGYLAPEYAVTGRVTTKVDVFSFGVILMELITGRKALDESQPEESMHLVTWFRRMQINKDSFHKAIDPTIDLTEETFASINTVAELAGHCCAREPYQRPDMGHAVNVLSSLVEFWKPTDQNSEDIYGIDLEMSLPQALKKWQAYEGRSQMESSSSSLLPSFDNTQTSIPTRPYGFAESFTSADGR, via the exons atggagaagaagaaaacccaTTTCGTAAACAAGCATTTTCTCATCTTAGCCATCTTCTCAATCTTCCACTCTGTTGAACCCCAAGAACTTAGCCCTGATGCTCCTGCAATGACGGCTCTCAAAAAGAGCCTAAACCCAACTGAATCCCTTGGCTGGTCCGACCCCAACCCTTGCAAATGGAACCACGTCCTCTGTTCTGATGACAATCGTGTCACTCGAATCCAAATCGGCCGCCAAAATCTCCAAGGTATGCTCCCTTTAAATCTCCAAAATCTCACAGCTCTTGAGCGATTAGAGCTTCAATGGAACAAAATCTCTGGCCCTTTGCCGAGTTTGAGTGGATTAACCTCTTTGCAAGTGCTTTTGCTTAGTGGGAATCAGTTCACTTCCATTCCGTCCGATTTCTTCGCCGGAATGACCTCTCTTCAGGCCGTTGAGATCGACGAAAACCCCTTTTCAGCTTGGGAGATTCCGGCCAGTCTACGAAATGCTTCTACGCTACAGAACTTCTCAGCCAACTCTGCAAATGTTACCGGTCGGATTCCGGAGTTTCTCGGCGGCGAGGACATTCCGGGGCTTACTAATTTGCATCTTGCTTTTAATAATCTTGAAGGGGGTCTTCCTTCCAGCTTTTCTGGATCTCAATTGGAGTCTTTGTGGGTTAATGGACAAAACAGCGCTGATAAACTTAGTGGGAGTATTGATGTTTTGCAGAACATGACTTCTTTGATTGAAGTTTGGTTGCATTCGAATTCATTTTCAGGTCCTTTGCCAGATTTTTCGAGGTTAAAGGATTTGCAGGCGTTGAGTTTAAGAGATAACAAGTTTACTGGTCCTGTTCCAAGTTCTTTGGTGAATTCTCCATCGTTGAAAGTGGTGAATTTGACTAATAATCTGCTTCAGGGTCCAATTCCTCTGTTTAAAACAGGGGTTGTTGTGGATATGACTAATGATTCCAACAGTTTTTGTTTGCAAGATCCTGGGGAATGTGATTCACGAGTGAATACATTGCTTTCTATTGTGAAATTTATGGGTTATCCTCAAAGATTTGCGGAGAATTGGAAGGGAAATGATCCGTGTGCTGAGTGGATTGGAATTTCTTGCAGGAATCAAAGCATAACCATCGTAAACTTTCAGAAAATGGGACTTTCTGGTATGATTTCTCCTGAGTTTGCATCTCTTAAAGGGCTGGAAAGATTGGTTCTTGCTGATAATCATCTCACAGGCTCTATTCCTGAGGAGCTTACAACTCTTCCTTTTCTAACTGAGTTGGATGTTTCGAATAATCAGCTTTCTGGGAAGATTCCTAAGTTTAGGAGTAATGTAATGATGACCATCACAGGTAACCCTGATattgggaaagaaaaaactgattcttcttctaatGGTGCTTCACCGTCAGCGAGTTCGAATGACACGAAGGAAGCAGGGTCTAATGGTGGTGGAAATTCCGGAGATGGGGAGAAGAAACCTAGTTCCATGGTTGGAGTCATTGTTCTTTCTGTTGTTGGTGGTGTCTTTGTTCTGTTCTTGATTGGATTGGTGgttttgtgtgtgtataaaATGAAGCAGAAACGATTTAGTCAGGTGCAAAGCCCAAACGCTATGGTTATTCATCCACGCCATTCGGGTTCCGATAATGAGAGTGTAAAGATCACAGTTGCCGGATCGAGTGTTAGGGTTGGTGCAATTAGTGAAACACAAAATGGTGCTAGCAGTGAGACTGGTGATATTCAAATGGTTGAAGCTGGGAACATGGTGATTTCAATTCAGGTGTTGAAAAATGTCACCAATAATTTCAGTGAAGAGAACATTTTGGGACAGGGAGGGTTTGGAACCGTTTACAAAGGAGAGTTGCACGACGGGACAAAGATTGCAGTGAAGAGAATGGAATCAGGAGTCATTAAAGGCAAGGGACTAACAGAGTTCAAGTCTGAGATCGCTGTTTTGACAAAAGTTCGGCACCGACATCTCGTCGCTCTTCTCGGATACTGCTTAGATGGGAACGAGAAACTTCTCGTTTACGAGTACATGCCTCAAGGTACTCTTAGCAGACATCTTTTCAACTGGCCAGAAGAAGGATTGAAACCTTTGGAATGGACAAAGAGGCTGACCATTGCATTAGATGTTGCAAGGGGTGTTGAGTATCTTCATGGTTTGGCACATCAAAGCTTTATACATAGGGATTTGAAGCCTTCAAACATTCTTCTTGGAGATGATATGAGAGCTAAGGTTGCAGACTTTGGTCTTGTCCGTCTAGCACCAGAAGGTAAGGGTTCCATTGAGACGAGGATTGCTGGGACCTTTGGATATTTGGCACCAGAGTATGCAG TTACGGGTCGCGTAACGACTAAAGTTGATGTATTCAGCTTCGGTGTGATTCTAATGGAGCTAATCACCGGGAGAAAGGCTCTTGACGAGAGCCAGCCTGAGGAAAGCATGCACCTTGTAACTTGGTTCCGTCGGATGCAAATCAACAAGGACTCCTTTCACAAGGCTATTGATCCAACCATTGATCTTACCGAAGAAACGTTTGCCAGCATCAACACCGTGGCGGAGTTGGCTGGTCATTGTTGTGCTAGGGAGCCATATCAAAGACCAGATATGGGTCATGCAGTAAACGTACTATCATCTCTTGTTGAGTTTTGGAAACCAACTGACCAGAACTCCGAAGATATATATGGCATTGACCTTGAGATGTCATTGCCTCAAGCTCTCAAGAAATGGCAGGCTTATGAAGGTAGAAGTCAAATGGAATCGTCTTCATCGTCCCTCCTTCCAAGCTTCGACAACACTCAGACCAGCATACCAACAAGGCCTTACGGGTTTGCAGAATCTTTCACATCTGCAGATGGGAGATGA